A part of Primulina eburnea isolate SZY01 chromosome 10, ASM2296580v1, whole genome shotgun sequence genomic DNA contains:
- the LOC140803806 gene encoding homeobox-leucine zipper protein REVOLUTA-like isoform X1, with amino-acid sequence MQRVAMAISPSGLIPTVRPKLSFCSPEALTLACWICQSYRYYVGADLLREGSIHRETVLKTLWLHQDAILCCSLKQALPVFIFANQAGLDMLETTLVALQDVTLDKIFSDSSGRKALFSEFSQIMQQVV; translated from the exons ATGCAGAGGGTTGCCATGGCCATATCTCCATCAGGATTGATTCCTACTGTCAGGCCAAAGCTATCTTTTTGCTCTCCTGAAGCTCTGACACTTGCATGTTGGATCTGCCAAAGCTATAG GTACTATGTAGGGGCCGATTTGTTGAGAGAGGGCTCCATTCACCGTGAAACAGTACTGAAGACACTTTGGCTTCACCAAGATGCCATTTTATGTTGCTCGTTGAAG CAGGCTCTTCCAGTGTTTATATTCGCAAACCAGGCAGGACTGGACATGCTGGAGACCACTCTGGTTGCTTTACAAGATGTCACACTGGACAAGATCTTCAGTGACTCATCTGGTCGCAAGGCATTGTTTTCCGAATTTTCCCAGATTATGCAACAGGTAGTTTGA
- the LOC140803806 gene encoding homeobox-leucine zipper protein REVOLUTA-like isoform X2, with product MQRVAMAISPSGLIPTVRPKLSFCSPEALTLACWICQSYRYYVGADLLREGSIHRETVLKTLWLHQDAILCCSLKALPVFIFANQAGLDMLETTLVALQDVTLDKIFSDSSGRKALFSEFSQIMQQVV from the exons ATGCAGAGGGTTGCCATGGCCATATCTCCATCAGGATTGATTCCTACTGTCAGGCCAAAGCTATCTTTTTGCTCTCCTGAAGCTCTGACACTTGCATGTTGGATCTGCCAAAGCTATAG GTACTATGTAGGGGCCGATTTGTTGAGAGAGGGCTCCATTCACCGTGAAACAGTACTGAAGACACTTTGGCTTCACCAAGATGCCATTTTATGTTGCTCGTTGAAG GCTCTTCCAGTGTTTATATTCGCAAACCAGGCAGGACTGGACATGCTGGAGACCACTCTGGTTGCTTTACAAGATGTCACACTGGACAAGATCTTCAGTGACTCATCTGGTCGCAAGGCATTGTTTTCCGAATTTTCCCAGATTATGCAACAGGTAGTTTGA